A window from Cryptomeria japonica chromosome 1, Sugi_1.0, whole genome shotgun sequence encodes these proteins:
- the LOC131857336 gene encoding lipase-like PAD4, protein MDLDLQNDGQQAMDLDSQIKPRFSVGCHLATLITSCGILKKAWEICNVPKNKLDFFLKKDEDDVAYVSFHSLCSEDFKHGEYNIQEEKSFYACLWGNNDKPALVHKGAFERFKSIIDKKEFKTMMDGLKAKTIIFVGHSTGGAVATLATLWFLQKKAQDKSYFCITFGSPLVGNSILGEAIGREGWTGKFCHVVSKHDIVPRVLLAPVMLIEKPLKVLVPHWWGVMHTVAATNPSIKNDCRTFLKKFLEYTSTIANDSAGVSDPPSIYRPFGTYMFCSDQGAACIDDSEAVLKMLHFTMQEMSFDKLVSDHTCYGKMLETITNALPKAMPIANVTTDSFEMGIVLELEAMGVGDQEKRDAFCALKKAGGMENMQDAIIKKLNYNLSQSQHYMAKLESYKSSSKTGSGYYDNFKQHWEMRDEDVNKAREDLGAFWKDIIKKEEMHLLPSDFRGQNKWINAGTAYRRLVEPLDIAHYYQTRKDSNLSYLSDEVRPYHHQVLEKWLKEKDETRTGKLQRNRIEFASLTLDSCFWARLEDACQNLTTLHREKSEFITFAMIRCQEFQDVIYTMIEEMSISEEVFLKKSSFMIWWDQYSKYLQTHFSYLKENSSLFSFMTWREKYNSCLQRELPQLTLSSPLLSFKIFWDGNEKHLDGTEGEKVIQQAIQKLQVKR, encoded by the exons ATGGATTTAGATTTGCAGAACGATGGACAGCAAGCTATGGATTTAGATTCACAGATCAAGCCACG GTTCAGTGTCGGTTGTCACCTAGCAACATTGATTACTTCTTGTGGGATCCTGAAGAAGGCTTGGGAGATCTGTAATGTTCCTAAAAACAAACTAGATTTTTTTCTgaagaaagatgaagatgatgtaGCATACGTGAGCTTCCATTCACTTTGTAGTGAAGACTTCAAACATGGAGAATACAATATCCAGGAAGAGAAAAGCTTCTATGCTTGCCTCTGGGGAAATAACGATAAGCCGGCCCTTGTTCACAAGGGAGCTTTCGAACGATTCAAGAGTATTATCGATAAAAAGGAATTCAAAACCATG ATGGATGGTTTAAAGGCGAAAACCATAATATTTGTGGGTCATTCCACGGGAGGTGCAGTTGCAACCCTCGCTACTCTCTGGTTTCTACAAAAGAAGGCGCAAGACAAGTCTTATTTTTGTATTACTTTTGGTTCTCCTTTGGTGGGAAATTCTATACTTGGGGAGGCAATTGGGCGTGAAGGTTGGACGGGAAAATTTTGTCACGTTGTCTCCAAGCATGATATTGTTCCTAGGGTGCTCCTTGCACCAGTTATGTTAATTGAGAAGCCTTTGAAAGTACTTGTGCCTCATTGGTGGGGTGTAATGCACACTGTTGCTGCAACAAATCCTTCTATAAAAAATGATTGCAGAACTTTTCTTAAGAAATTCCTAGAGTACACATCTACGATAGCAAATGATTCCGCAGGAGTATCTGATCCTCCGAGCATATATAGACCGTTTGGTACTTATATGTTTTGCTCCGACCAAGGTGCAGCTTGTATTGATGACTCTGAAGCTGTGCTGAAGATGTTGCATTTCACTATGCAAGAAATGTCTTTTGATAAACTTGTTTCAGATCACACTTGTTATGGCAAAATGCTGGAAACTATTACCAATGCCTTGCCGAAGGCAATGCCAATTGCAAACGTTACGACTGACTCCTTTGAGATGGGAATCGTGCTGGAACTAGAAGCAATGGGTGTTGGAGATCAG gAGAAGAGAGATGCATTTTGTGCACTGAAAAAAGCTGGAGGAATGGAAAATATGCAAGATGCGATTATTAAGAAACTAAATTACAATCTGAGTCAAAGTCAACATTATATGGCAAAGTTGGAATCGTACAAATCAAGTTCTAAGACGGGCTCTGGCTACTATGATAATTTCAAACAGCATTGGGAAATGCGAGATGAGGATGTAAATAAGGCTCGAGAAGATTTGGGAGCATTCTGGAAGGATATAATTAAAAAGGAGGAGATGCATTTATTGCCCAGTGACTTCAGAGGGCAAAATAAATGGATCAATGCTGGCACCGCATATAGAAGACTTGTAGAGCCCCTTGACATTGCACACTACTATCAGACGCGGAAGGATAGCAATTTAAGCTATCTTTCAGATGAGGTGAGGCCCTACCATCACCAAGTTCTAGAGAAATGGCtgaaagaaaaagatgaaactCGCACTGGTAAACTTCAGAGGAATCGCATAGAGTTTGCATCCTTAACTCTGGACTCCTGTTTTTGGGCTCGTTTAGAAGAtgcttgtcaaaatttgacaactcTCCACCGAGAGAAATCTGAATTCATAACTTTCGCAATGATAAGATGCCAAGAGTTTCAAGATGTTATATATACTATGATCGAAGAGATGAGTATTTCTGAAGAGGTTTTCTTAAAGAAGAGCAGCTTCATGATCTGGTGGGACCAATACAGCAAGTATCTGCAAACTCATTTCTCATACCTGAAGGAAAACTCTTCTTTGTTCAGCTTCATGACTTGGCGGGAAAAATACAACAGCTGTCTGCAACGTGAACTGCCACAATTGACGTTAAGCTCTCCCTTGTTGAGTTTCAAGATTTTCTGGGACGGAAACGAAAAGCATCTGGACGGGACTGAAGGAGAAAAAGTAATACAACAGGCCATACAGAAGCTTCAAGTCAAACGCTGA